Proteins encoded within one genomic window of Falco biarmicus isolate bFalBia1 chromosome 14, bFalBia1.pri, whole genome shotgun sequence:
- the LOC130158784 gene encoding putative P2Y purinoceptor 10 codes for MESNVSSGNCTDPQMSFQSTLYATTYTLIFIPGLLANSAALWVLCRFISKKSKAVIFMINLAVADLAHVLSLPLRMYYYINHTWPFGSFLCQLCFYLKYLNMYASICFLTCISIQRYLFLLHPFRAKDWKRRYDTAISAAVWLFVGAACFPLLVVRSPALSNSINTCFSDLGVKQLSPGASIAMVTVAELFGFVLPFSIIACCTWKMWQSLREGPTQLQNTSEKQKALRMVLMCAAVFFICFTPYHINFPFFMMVIENIIQDCAVHRSTLRFHPISLCLASLNCCLDPVLYYFMTSEFQDQLLHHSCAALRVRFMRHRSSLSNTEKGHDIRMKRKNLPRLKFLSLPKFFGQINSMEIPPMPPDELLLESIS; via the coding sequence ATGGAGAGCAACGTGTCCTCTGGGAACTGTACCGATCCCCAGATGTCCTTCCAGTCCACCCTGTACGCAACCACATACACCCTGATATTCATCCCTGGCCTCCTGGCAAACAGCGCTGCCCTGTGGGTCTTGTGCCGCTTCATCAGCAAAAAGAGCAAAGCCGTCATTTTCATGATCAACCTGGCCGTGGCCGACCTGGCTCACGTCCTCTCGCTGCCCTTACGGATGTATTACTACATAAACCACACGTGGCCATTTGGAAGTTTTCTTTGCCAACTGTGCTTCTACCTGAAGTACCTCAACATGTATGCCAGCATTTGCTTCCTCACCTGCATCAGCATCCAGCGgtacctcttcctcctccacccctTCAGAGCCAAGGACTGGAAGCGGCGGTACGACACAGCCATCAGCGCTGCCGTCTGGCTCTTTGTCGGGGCAGCGTGCTTCCCCCTGCTCGTAGTGAGGAGCCCAGCCCTGTCCAACAGCATCAACACGTGCTTCTCAGACCTGGGGGTGAAGCAGCTGAGCCCGGGAGCCTCCATTGCGATGGTGACAGTGGCAGAGCTGTTTGGGTTTGTCCTCCCCTTCAGCATCATCGCCTGCTGCACCTGGAAGATGTGGCAATCCCTGCGGGAGGGTCCAACACAGCTGCAGAACACCAGCGAGAAGCAGAAGGCTCTGCGCATGGTCTTGATGTGCGCGGCAGTCTTCTTCATCTGCTTCACCCCCTACCACATCAACTTCCCTTTCTTCATGATGGTGATAGAGAACATCATCCAGGACTGTGCCGTTCACAGGAGCACACTCCGCTTCCACCCCATCTCCCTCTGCCTGGCGAGCCTCAACTGCTGCCTGGATCCGGTCCTCTACTACTTCATGACCTCCGAGTTCCAGGACCAGCTGCTGCACCACAGCTGCGCTGCCCTGCGAGTTCGGTTCATGCGCCACAGGAGCAGCCTGTCCAACACCGAAAAGGGCCATGACATTCGtatgaagagaaaaaatctTCCACGCTTGAAATTTTTGTCTCTTCCCAAGTTCTTTGGCCAAATAAACAGCATGGAGATCCCCCCCATGCCACCTGATGAGCTTCTGCTGGAGTCCATCTCTTGA